The genomic segment GTTTTGAGAAGACTTTATGAAGCCTATTCATCTGGAAGTGCACActaacttgtgcaacaagggtgttctttctttagtattctcttacaactttggTGAACAATAATTGagtccacagatttgttactgtgcgcatattatgttgagatacaccaagtgaaaaaactcgtctttgacaattccaaaATGTGGCCATACAGTTCCTTTAAGATCCTTTCCCGGGACCTTGGGGGTCACTGTCAGGCACAGACGACACGTCAGCACTCCTCGGTACCAACTCGACCCAAAGTACTATACACACAACAACAGGATGTTTAGCTGAGTGAATGTGATCGGAAGTCAAGGTCTTTTTTCATCGAGACAATTTTGTGCCTTAGTCAGACAATCAGACCTAACCAAAACCTGCACAATCAAATTTGTAACGGAACATCAATCCATAATTGGTTTATTCGTCATAAATGATGCAGTTTAAACAGCTGCAGAAATTCACCAGTGGACGATCCAGTGATGTAAAAACCACAAGCATAGGTTCGAGCATAGAGGTATAGAAATACTTCGAGACTACTGTGAAAGAAATGACATAACACCAATTCATAACTTGTAGTAGTTTCCAGTGTGGACTAGCCCGTTCGTAAGCGTTTATGTCTACTAAATTTCACCAACTACAGTTTCTCAACGGAATGAGTCATAGTTTTAATAGCTGCAAAACTTCACCAGTGGACGATCGAGTGATGTAAAAACCATGATAGCTTCGAGCACTCTTGTAGAGGTTTCCCTTCGTTAACTACTAAAATTCACAAACTTCAGTTTGCTTGACGAAATAAGGGAACTTCATAGTAGCTCAAAAATGTTTTACGTCATCAGCAAAAAGAGTTCGATCATCTTTACTGTTTTGATAACTTGCTTTCTTCTGTTGGGTGAGTGAATGTTTGTATTATTAATCAATTATACAAAAAAGGAGAGAAGAacaaaagcaaagaaaaaagagaaggaATAAAAAGGGACATAGCGCCCTATCttgttaaaaataatttcaaatgtGATGCACTAAAGACAACTCTAGCCTAAACATCTGACGTTACACTTCGAGGCTCGCAGTGAATTTGGCTTACACCACAGTACTGCCTACGAGCCTACGTCcgtaatcacctttgacctctcatTCATTCATATGGCCTTCATGGTCCTTTAGATTCGCAGAGAAATCCGACGTACACTTGTATACGTATATTTACACGACCAAAAGGGTAACTGTCACCTCATCTcgctgaccaatcaaaacactgaTGTGGAAACTGAAAACcgacgtcactgcacgtttatccaatgaaaccaTTGTATCCAATGCAATGTACATgcgcatgcagacgaccgaaaaaAGCTTAGTCAGCCTGCACCTACATCACATCGGACCAATCGAAACAGAGataaagcttacgtcactgcacgtttatccaatggtatccaatgaaatcactggttctgtaaaaccaTTACCTGTCTTTATATCCTTGCGGCCAAaggcaggggaccagtctagaaCACTCCTTGTACTTTATTAGTTTGATTTGATGACGTAGTGATTTGTTTTGACAGGTTACTTGACGTCTCAACATGACGTCAACGTGGATGACAGTAGGAGGAACCCAGGGATACATGGCGAAGTAAAGAACTACCAAAAAGGTACATTCAAATTATGTTAACCAAAAAATGCTCTAAAAGGTAAATAATTAGAAGTCACAAGCGATTTTCTATACCTCTATACCCCAagataagcaggacagttcttttcagaactgagaagtctcccgaaaaatccgataaatctactccgcggtagaatAATAGGGACCTTTCGTTttcggcgacggatggttctgcgacggttgttcagctaaacgttgtcgttttcagcacaacgaagattcatcccaagtaactgtcgtagaaattgagggacgaccgtcctcaaagccgacgcatgcgcagatgacgccaaatgtcatctttaccgtcgcagaaccatccgtcgttgaaaacgaaaagtccctaatataaagcaagacagttctctaaagaacaaactgttcctggcaagtagaaacacacatggtgtctCCCACACCATATTGATatcaccatgcaatacctcaaattaAATTTGGTATTCTAACGTTATGTATGAACAATGCGACTGTATCCTGGCAATGTTAAACAATTTATACTTAAAAATTGCAGTACACTACTCCTATTATAGAACATTTTTTAATCATGAACTTAAAGTATTTATTGTGAGCTGAACTACATTCCGTGCCAATGACAAGGGAATGTTGTAAAATTACTGTAATTTAAACATGGCGGCGTCCTGGGTGGGCTACGTGAACGTCACAACCAAATAGACTTGTGCAGTTCTAACATCAATTAcaaacatctttttaaaaaacaccttattttcctcatacatgttcaaaatttgtttgtgtgtgtaggGGTTTTAGCAAGGATGCCCACACCGCATAGTGGGACCAGCGAAGACCACCGTCAACCAGCCATTACGGCCGGTCCAGTGTCATACATTGCACCAGTGTTTGAATGCACCAAACCAGGGACTAACAAAAGCTGTGACACTATGGTCCTAACTACAACAAACACCGGGTTCCTGGACATCACAGAAAATATGCTGGAGAGTATTAAGAGAATGGTGGTCCCTCCAAACATCACGATCATCGCTGAAGATGACAAATCCTACAAGGTATTATCTCAAAGAGCAAAAACCCAACCCGGACTAAGCATCAAGAAAACCAACTCAGGAAAAACTACTTCAAGCCACTTGGAATTAAACTCTGAACCTTTTAATAATTTCGTCAACAAACGTCCCGATTACATACTCAAATTTTTAGAGATGGGTTACAGAGTTCTTTTTGTCGACGCAGACTCATTCTGGATTCGGGATCCTTTTGTTGATTTAAGCGGGAAATATTTCGATGTTGCGTTCCGCAATGAGTTAAACCCACCCAAAGCCGAGTTCTGTGCCGGTTttgctttgtatagaccaacagagggcgccctgcAGCTCGTCCGGTCGTGGGTGTTCTCACTTACAATGAACGGGGGCAGAGCCTCAGACCAGAGGCTTTTGAATCGCCTGATTGCAACCTCGGATATCCCCGGGCTGAGGGTGAGGACTTTGGACCCTCTTAAATACCCAGACGGGAAGAGATATAGTCAGGAGGAATGGAGGAGAAGGCACAGGGAGTCAGTGAATGTCTTACATTTGAGTTTTATCataggacatgagaaaaaagtAGCAGCATTGAAGAAGTTTGGTTTGTGGATAATATGACTTTTGAATCGCCTGATTGCAACCTCTGATATCCCCGGGTTGAGGGTGAGGACTTTGGACCCTCTTAAATACCCAGACGGGAAAAGATTTAGTCAGGAGGAATGGAGGAGAAGACATAGGGAATCAGTGAATGTCTTACATTTGAGTTTTATCataggacatgagaaaaaagtAGCAGCATTGAAGAAGTTTGGATTGTGGATAATATGACTTTTGAATCGCCTGATTGCAACCTCTGATATCCCCGGGTTGAGGGTGAGGACTTTGGACCCTCTTAAATACCCAGACGGGAAAAGATTTAGTCAGGAGGAATGGAGGAGAAAGACATAGGGAGTCAGTGAATGTCTTACATTTGAGTTTTATCATTGGTCATGAGAAAAAAGTAGAAGCATTGAAGAAGTTTGGTTTGTGGATAATATGACTTTTGAATCGCCTGATTGCAACCTCGACCTGAGTGTAAAATAATACTTAAAAAATGGGCTTCTTATTATTAATAGATGTCCGACATTGCTgtgatctttaaaggcagtggattgccagcaactgttttgttagcaaaaatcaattctgtaataattatacacaaaattTGTGATGATTTTTTTCTAGCGGTTTACTGTTGATGGCGGTTACTGTATATATTGGAAGTACTTTTGTGTCGAGTTGTTAACAGGTAAGGTACACCAGCTTTgagtttttgcttgtttttatcCTTATTAAAGccatggacactttcggtaaacagtattgtccaaggcccacacttcgtgtatcacaacttataaataaaataacaaacctgtgaaaatttaggctcaatcggtcatcggagtcaggagaaaataacgggaaaacccacccttgtttccgcacgtttcgccgtgtcatgacatgtgtttaaaataaatccgtaattcccgatatcgagaattgatattggtttaatgttttctcaaaaagtaaagcatttcatttaataatatttcaagagaagtctttccccactaccttctgtaaaccctgtatttGTAAGTCtgggaactttttttttttttttttttttttttattgttccgaaagtgtccagtaaATGTAGATGTACTCAAACAAGCTAACATCTAAAAGTTTTATTTCAAGGGTGGTCGCATGTTTGAGAaatcgccgaaaatctggagcgattaTTATAGGAATTACGCACTGAGAAGCGTTACGCGTCAGCGCTtattacgtcacgatgacgtcatcaggtgtCAAATTACGAGCCATTAAAGGTCAAAAAGTTACCATATAATGTGCCAACGACCGTTTGTCTTTGAATTTCAAGCTATATGGTATTAGGGCTGAATTTAATagagcaggggtggatttcacaaagagttaggacggttatagtcttatctcgagttaggaccagttactcgtcctaaacttacgactatccatgcaatttgtatatctcgtaggactagtcctaagttaggactagtcctaactctttgtgaaatcgacccctgcttacgcaacttcgacgaccaattgagttcaaatttttacaggtttgttattttgtgcatatttatatgttgtgatacaccgattgagaagactagtctttgacaatgtgcCGATTTGCCGCAATAattttgctgggaaaaaaaatgtcgcatgttttttgttgttgctattttctcccgactcgcacaacagatttaaagggaaggtacaagtttggtaactactcataacaaaatattaacttaaaaactgacttggtaacgagcattggtgAGCTGTTAAtagttactaaaaaataatattgtgagaaacggcttcctctgttgtagcatagattttgagaaagagatattttctcactaaaataataaacgacttctagccagaagtcttttattcctaaatctgaaagcacacaaactattccaacatgggtgttttttctttcatcattctctcgcaactttgatgaccaattgagcccctTTAAGCCCCAAATGTTCAAGGTATGCTAATGCATGGATGAGCAAACAAAACATGCGCTGATTTGCCGATGCACGCCGCAATATTTTTGCTGCATAAAATTACAGTGTAAGTTTTTTTTGGGGtgctattttctcctgactcgaTCGCACAATAGAGCCGTTTTTCGCAATTATTTGACCCCAAACTATAGTATAATAGGTGTTGTTGGATACGACATGCGGTCATACTTAGGGTATTCATGGGGTATTGTAAACCAATCTTCGTCACGCCAGAATGGCTTTGCAACAGAAGATGAAAAAAGGCTGGATTTCATGAAGGTTTTTATAATTTAGTTTTTCGTGCAGGCCGTACAAGCCAACAACGCACTGTCGTAATTCACAAGCACTTGCAAGGTAGGAGCATATTTCATGTAATTTTAGTAAGATAATTATAATCATTGGCAAgatttaataatttacaattttttcaaaattcttgTGCCCGTATGGCTGACTgtattatgttattttatttaaaggcactgggcaatATTTGgttattattactcaaaatgattgttagcatacaaatttacttggtaacgagcaatgggagctgttgataaagcACTGTGAGAATGGCTCCCAtagatttctcactaaaacattcacggcagtggacactattggtaattactcaacataattattatcataaaacctcacttggtatgagtaatggggagaggttgattgtataaaagcTGGCTACGTATGCCAGAGCAGTAGGcccataggcctataataaaTTATGAACATGAAAGACTTGACACATATATTACGCATCAGCAAGGTTGTACACTGTGCGGTGGTATAGATAAATTATACGCCAATCGTTTtccc from the Asterias rubens chromosome 22, eAstRub1.3, whole genome shotgun sequence genome contains:
- the LOC117305271 gene encoding uncharacterized protein LOC117305271 isoform X5, whose translation is MFYVISKKSSIIFTVLITCFLLLGYLTSQHDVNVDDSRRNPGIHGEVKNYQKGVLARMPTPHSGTSEDHRQPAITAGPVSYIAPVFECTKPGTNKSCDTMVLTTTNTGFLDITENMLESIKRMVVPPNITIIAEDDKSYKRFTVDGGYCIYWKYFCVELLTVFRAGRTSQQRTVVIHKHLQGT
- the LOC117305271 gene encoding uncharacterized protein LOC117305271 isoform X4, producing the protein MFYVISKKSSIIFTVLITCFLLLGYLTSQHDVNVDDSRRNPGIHGEVKNYQKGVLARMPTPHSGTSEDHRQPAITAGPVSYIAPVFECTKPGTNKSCDTMVLTTTNTGFLDITENMLESIKRMVVPPNITIIAEDDKSYKRFTVDGGYCIYWKYFCVELLTVFRAGRTSQQRTVVIHKHLQGRSIFHVILVR
- the LOC117305271 gene encoding UDP-D-xylose:L-fucose alpha-1,3-D-xylosyltransferase MGP4-like isoform X1 translates to MFYVISKKSSIIFTVLITCFLLLGYLTSQHDVNVDDSRRNPGIHGEVKNYQKGVLARMPTPHSGTSEDHRQPAITAGPVSYIAPVFECTKPGTNKSCDTMVLTTTNTGFLDITENMLESIKRMVVPPNITIIAEDDKSYKVLSQRAKTQPGLSIKKTNSGKTTSSHLELNSEPFNNFVNKRPDYILKFLEMGYRVLFVDADSFWIRDPFVDLSGKYFDVAFRNELNPPKAEFCAGFALYRPTEGALQLVRSWVFSLTMNGGRASDQRLLNRLIATSDIPGLRVRTLDPLKYPDGKRYSQEEWRRRHRESVNVLHLSFIIGHEKKVAALKKFGLWII